In Frankiaceae bacterium, the DNA window GACCTCGACGCGCTGAGCGTGACCGGCTGGACGAACGGCTCGTTCGGCACCGTGTCCTGCACGCCGTCGGCCTGCACGTACACGCTGAACGCCAACGCGCACGGCACCGACACCTTCACCTACACCGTCTCCGACGGCTCCGGCGGGTCCGACACCGCGGTCGTGACGATCACGGTCACGAGCGTCAACGACGCCCCCGTCGCCGGCAACGACGCGCGGACCACCGCCGAGGACACGGCGCTGACCATGGTCGCGCTGCGCAACAACGACTCCGACGTCGACGGCGATGCGCTGACGATCACGGCGTTCACCCAGCCGGCGCACGGCACCGTGAGCTGCACCGCGACGGCGTGCACGTACACGCCGGACGCCGACTACTTCGGCGGCGACTCGTTCACCTACACGATCTCCGATGGCAACGGCGGCACCTCGACCGCCACCGTCGGGCTGACCGTGACGCCGGTCAACGACGCCCCGGTCGCGGTCAACGACGCCCGGTCGACCCCCGAGGACACGGCCATCGTCATCGGCGTGGTCGGCAACGACACCGACACCGAGGGCAACTCCCTGACGATCGTGTCGCACTCGCCGGCGTCGGCGGGCACCGTGACGTGCGGGGCGACGACGTGCACGTACACGCCGGGGTCCAACTACAACGGCGCCGACTCGTTCACGTACACGATCTCCGACGGCGCCGGCGGCTCCGCGACCGCGACCGTCTCGATCACCGTGACCGCCGTCAACGACGCGCCCGTCGCGGTGGGGGACAGCAGGACGACCGCCGAGGACACCGCGATCGTCATCACGGTGCGCGCGAACGACACCGACGTCGACGGCGACCCGCTGTCCATCTCGTCCAACACCGCGGCCGCCCACGGGACCGTGAGCTGCACGCCGACCGTGTGCACGTACACGCCCGGCGGCGACTACAACGGCCCCGACTCGTTCACGTACACGATCTCCGACGGCGCCGGCGGCACCTCGACCGCGACCGTCACGCTGACCGTGACCGCCGTCAACGACGCGCCCGTCGCCGGCGACGACACGACGACCACCGCCGAGGACAACGCCGTCACGGTCAACGTCACCGGCAACGACACGGACACCGAGAACGACGTCCTCGCGGCGGCTTCCTGGACGCAGGGCCTGCACGGCTCCGTGACCTGCGCGGGCGCGACGTGCACGTACACGCCCGATGCCGACTACCACGGCCCCGACTCGTTCACGGTGACGGTCTCCGACGGCAACGGCGGCACGGACACGGCGACCGTCTCCGTGACCGTGACGCCGGTCAACGACACGCCGGTCCTCGGCGACGACACCGACAGCACGGTCGAGGACAACCCGGTCACGACGGACGTACTGGACAACGACTCCGACGTCGACGGCGACGTCCTGACCGTCGTGTCGTGGACCGACGGCATGCACGGCTCCGTCGTCTGCGACGCGAGCGGGTGCACGTACTCGCCGGGCCAGGACTACAACGGCCCCGACTCGTACACGTACACCGTCTCGGACGGCACCGTCTCGGTCACCGCCACCGTCACGCTCACGGTCACCGGCGACAACGACGCGCCCGTCGCGCTGCCCGACGCCGCGACCCTCGACGAGGACGGCACCGTGGACGTCGCGGTCCTCGGCAACGACACCGACGTGGACCTCGACGGGCTGTCCGTGCTGTCGTTCTCGCAGCCGGCCAACGGCACCGTGACCTGCACGGCGACCGTCTGCACGTACACGCCCAACAACGATTTCCACGGCACCGACTCGTTCACGTACACCGTCTCCGACGGCAACGGGGGAGAAGCGACCGCGACCGTCACGCTGACCGTCGACGCCGTCAACGACACCCCGGTCGCGCTCGACGACGCCGTGACGACCGAC includes these proteins:
- a CDS encoding Ig-like domain-containing protein; this translates as DLDALSVTGWTNGSFGTVSCTPSACTYTLNANAHGTDTFTYTVSDGSGGSDTAVVTITVTSVNDAPVAGNDARTTAEDTALTMVALRNNDSDVDGDALTITAFTQPAHGTVSCTATACTYTPDADYFGGDSFTYTISDGNGGTSTATVGLTVTPVNDAPVAVNDARSTPEDTAIVIGVVGNDTDTEGNSLTIVSHSPASAGTVTCGATTCTYTPGSNYNGADSFTYTISDGAGGSATATVSITVTAVNDAPVAVGDSRTTAEDTAIVITVRANDTDVDGDPLSISSNTAAAHGTVSCTPTVCTYTPGGDYNGPDSFTYTISDGAGGTSTATVTLTVTAVNDAPVAGDDTTTTAEDNAVTVNVTGNDTDTENDVLAAASWTQGLHGSVTCAGATCTYTPDADYHGPDSFTVTVSDGNGGTDTATVSVTVTPVNDTPVLGDDTDSTVEDNPVTTDVLDNDSDVDGDVLTVVSWTDGMHGSVVCDASGCTYSPGQDYNGPDSYTYTVSDGTVSVTATVTLTVTGDNDAPVALPDAATLDEDGTVDVAVLGNDTDVDLDGLSVLSFSQPANGTVTCTATVCTYTPNNDFHGTDSFTYTVSDGNGGEATATVTLTVDAVNDTPVALDDAVTTDEDTVVFVPVLGNDSDVDLDPLAITVIVEPLHGTVVCDATGCTYTPEANYNGADAFTYTISDGAGGVATALAAITVTPVNDAPAPIADTGAVVVEGKKVVIQVLTNDADADGDLLSVVDWTDGAHGTVTCAASFCTYVAALGYAGPDSFTYTVSDGNGGLSVASVSLTVNALPPPPVEPPPVEPPPVEPPPVAPPPGTDVGSGGDGRGDGGGMPATGTDALRLLALGFALVAAGTLAQTLGWRRRTPAVV